Proteins from a single region of Parasedimentitalea psychrophila:
- the flgK gene encoding flagellar hook-associated protein FlgK encodes MSLTSAFNTAMTGLTAAGYASSVVSENLANALTPGYAKRTLTLTSNASTVGVQIVGINRNIDPAIQSSRRSTEAELGNTQVKSDFYTKMSALIGTVSDPFSITARLTNFESSLIEAVSRPDSGPRLNDLSLQAEALSETISLAAEGLRDTRTAAERSIDTQVDIVNQALKDVEKLNARIMVSQAGGMDTAALQDQRAQVLDAINEIIPVNVIQRDNGQVALFSEGGAILLDGKAAELSFDSVPDTMPHMTQDNGLLSGLQINGIPIDTGPGGAIKGGSLAAHFEVRDTISVEAQDDLDAMAADLIQRFQDTSLDATLGATDPGLFTDAGNYFDPANTVGIANRLVLNETVSMDGDGETWRLRDGLNAAAPGNAGDASLLQGYTDALATMRNVSSAGLGSTTVTAAGLSANLLSHFSQTGIAADQALSFASASYAAMNQMELAQAVDTDQELQNLMLIEQAYAANAKVMTVVDELMNTLLRI; translated from the coding sequence ATGTCTCTCACCTCCGCCTTCAATACCGCTATGACCGGCTTGACCGCAGCCGGCTACGCGTCGTCAGTGGTATCGGAAAACCTGGCCAACGCACTGACCCCAGGCTACGCAAAACGCACTCTGACACTTACCAGCAATGCGTCCACCGTTGGCGTCCAGATCGTTGGTATCAATCGAAATATCGACCCGGCGATTCAATCGAGTCGCCGGAGCACTGAGGCAGAACTGGGCAACACTCAGGTGAAGTCTGACTTCTACACCAAAATGTCAGCCTTGATCGGCACTGTCTCTGATCCTTTTTCGATCACTGCCCGGCTGACCAATTTTGAAAGCAGCCTGATCGAAGCCGTTTCGCGCCCGGATTCCGGGCCACGGCTCAACGATCTCTCCCTGCAGGCAGAGGCCCTTTCGGAAACTATTTCCCTGGCGGCTGAAGGATTGCGCGACACTCGAACGGCTGCTGAGCGATCAATTGATACCCAGGTGGATATCGTCAATCAGGCATTGAAAGACGTTGAGAAACTGAATGCCCGCATCATGGTGTCACAGGCTGGCGGCATGGATACTGCTGCACTGCAGGATCAGCGAGCGCAGGTGCTTGACGCAATCAACGAGATCATTCCGGTCAATGTGATTCAGCGAGATAACGGCCAGGTCGCATTGTTCTCCGAAGGGGGGGCCATTCTGCTGGATGGCAAAGCGGCTGAGCTGAGCTTTGACAGCGTGCCCGATACGATGCCACATATGACGCAGGACAATGGGTTGTTGTCCGGTCTGCAGATCAACGGCATCCCGATTGATACGGGGCCAGGCGGGGCCATCAAAGGCGGCTCTCTGGCCGCACATTTTGAGGTTCGTGACACCATTTCAGTTGAGGCTCAGGACGACCTTGATGCGATGGCAGCCGATCTTATCCAACGGTTCCAGGATACCTCTCTGGACGCCACCCTGGGGGCCACTGATCCTGGCTTGTTCACGGATGCCGGGAACTATTTTGATCCCGCAAATACAGTTGGAATCGCCAATCGTCTGGTGCTGAATGAAACCGTATCTATGGATGGTGACGGTGAAACCTGGCGGCTGCGGGATGGTTTGAATGCTGCGGCGCCCGGCAACGCCGGCGACGCCAGCCTGTTGCAGGGCTACACGGATGCGCTTGCAACCATGCGCAACGTTTCGTCTGCCGGTCTGGGGTCTACGACCGTTACGGCGGCAGGGCTGAGCGCCAACCTGTTGTCGCATTTCAGCCAAACTGGCATTGCTGCTGATCAGGCGCTCAGCTTTGCATCGGCCAGTTACGCTGCGATGAACCAAATGGAATTGGCTCAGGCTGTGGACACCGATCAAGAGTTGCAAAACCTCATGTTGATCGAACAGGCCTATGCCGCCAATGCCAAGGTGATGACGGTCGTCGATGAACTCATGAATACCCTTTTGAGGATATAA
- a CDS encoding IS30 family transposase — MGTVYSQLSITERRRIERWRHAKVPVDEMARVLKRCRSTIFRELKRNHFSDPCMPKCDGYYGAAAQLVASGRRARERKLIKHRALRKYVVERLKNGWTPEQIGNRMIYDNAALRVCQETIYRYIYSKEGLNKELWWYLPTHRKSRTPRRARKHLLPKFNRDVSILFRPDDVAHRRQFGHWEADLILFKQKLGQTNVTTLVERVSRFTVLLKNPSKRTKPVMGKIIKAIRDLPFMARKSITFDRGTEFVSWPHLQAEIGTLTWFCDPSSPWQKGTVENTNRRARRWLPRKRDIRSMSDHDIKEISDRLNNTPRKCLGWKTPAEVFREKILEEMR; from the coding sequence ATGGGAACCGTTTATAGCCAACTTAGTATCACAGAACGACGCAGAATAGAACGCTGGAGACACGCAAAGGTCCCTGTTGACGAGATGGCACGTGTTTTGAAGCGTTGTCGATCTACGATATTTCGAGAGCTGAAGCGCAACCATTTCTCTGACCCGTGTATGCCGAAGTGTGATGGGTACTACGGTGCTGCTGCCCAGTTGGTGGCGTCCGGGCGGCGTGCGCGAGAACGTAAACTGATCAAGCATCGGGCATTACGTAAGTACGTGGTCGAACGTCTCAAAAACGGTTGGACACCTGAGCAGATCGGCAACCGCATGATTTACGACAACGCAGCACTGCGGGTCTGCCAAGAGACAATCTATCGCTACATCTACTCAAAGGAAGGCCTGAACAAAGAGCTGTGGTGGTATCTTCCAACACACCGCAAATCACGTACACCGCGGCGCGCCAGAAAGCACCTACTCCCGAAATTTAACCGCGATGTCAGCATCTTGTTTCGCCCGGATGATGTGGCCCACCGGCGTCAATTTGGCCACTGGGAAGCAGACTTGATCCTGTTCAAACAGAAGCTTGGGCAGACGAACGTTACTACTCTGGTTGAACGCGTGAGCCGTTTCACGGTGCTGCTGAAGAATCCAAGCAAGCGCACAAAACCGGTCATGGGCAAGATCATCAAGGCGATCAGAGATCTGCCCTTCATGGCCCGTAAATCCATCACCTTTGATCGCGGAACCGAGTTTGTTTCCTGGCCGCATCTGCAAGCCGAGATCGGGACCCTGACGTGGTTTTGTGATCCATCTTCACCCTGGCAGAAAGGCACAGTCGAGAACACCAATCGACGAGCCAGGCGCTGGTTGCCGCGGAAGCGTGACATCCGGTCAATGTCTGACCACGACATCAAGGAAATTAGTGACCGCCTCAACAACACACCCCGCAAATGCCTTGGATGGAAAACGCCGGCCGAAGTCTTCCGCGAAAAGATATTGGAGGAAATGCGATGA
- a CDS encoding flagellar hook protein FlgE, whose amino-acid sequence MTLSSSLNAGVAGLSANASRLASISDNIANSSTAGYKRVQTDFHSMVISTNGGTYTAGGVATTTTRMIDERGSLISTSNSTDLAVRGRGMLPVASLTDVEADNVGLNMMLTTTGSFSTNADGMLTTETGLVLLGWPALPDGTIPSYSRGSSSSLEAIQFNTTQLTGEPTTSVDLGVNLPAASTISGAAGDIENLPIEYYDNLGNSENIQVEFTPTVPGAGSSNEWTMVLTDSASGGAVIGEYTLTFTDSRTAGGALASVAMVSGGAYDAATGSVIVNVAGGPIEVNVGELGSSAGLTQLADDFNMSGVTKDGSPVGTFTGVEVGIDGMVTASYDNGATRVVYQVPLVDMANPNGMIALDSQTYMPSDTSGAIYLWDAGDGPTGDVVGYAREESTTDVATELTNMIQTQRAYSSSAKIIQTVDEMLQETTNIKR is encoded by the coding sequence ATGACTTTATCTTCCTCGCTGAATGCCGGCGTAGCCGGGCTTTCCGCGAATGCCAGCCGCCTGGCCTCGATCTCCGACAACATCGCAAATTCGTCGACCGCTGGTTATAAGCGGGTGCAGACCGATTTTCACTCCATGGTGATTTCGACGAATGGCGGCACTTATACTGCTGGTGGGGTAGCAACCACCACCACACGCATGATCGACGAGCGTGGGTCGTTGATATCCACCAGTAATTCGACGGATCTGGCGGTCCGTGGCCGTGGCATGTTGCCGGTGGCCTCGCTCACGGACGTTGAGGCCGATAACGTTGGTCTGAACATGATGCTGACAACCACGGGGTCTTTCAGCACCAACGCAGATGGCATGCTGACAACTGAAACTGGCCTGGTCCTGTTGGGTTGGCCTGCGCTACCCGATGGAACCATTCCCTCCTATTCTCGGGGCAGTTCTTCTAGTCTGGAAGCAATTCAGTTCAACACGACCCAGTTGACTGGCGAACCGACCACTTCGGTTGATCTGGGTGTCAACCTGCCTGCGGCGTCGACCATTTCCGGGGCGGCCGGCGACATCGAAAACTTGCCGATTGAATATTACGACAACCTTGGAAATTCTGAGAATATCCAAGTGGAATTTACCCCTACTGTACCTGGTGCTGGCTCATCCAATGAATGGACAATGGTACTGACAGATTCCGCCTCTGGGGGCGCGGTTATTGGCGAATACACTTTAACATTCACGGATAGCCGCACAGCGGGTGGTGCGCTGGCCTCGGTTGCCATGGTTTCAGGTGGCGCCTATGATGCCGCGACTGGATCGGTGATTGTCAATGTCGCCGGTGGCCCGATCGAGGTCAATGTCGGTGAACTGGGCAGCAGTGCTGGCCTCACTCAGCTTGCAGATGACTTTAACATGTCAGGCGTCACCAAAGACGGGTCACCTGTCGGTACATTCACTGGTGTCGAAGTCGGCATAGATGGCATGGTCACGGCCAGTTATGATAACGGTGCGACCCGCGTCGTTTACCAGGTTCCCTTGGTTGACATGGCGAACCCCAATGGAATGATTGCGTTGGATTCGCAGACTTATATGCCCTCGGATACGAGCGGTGCAATTTATCTGTGGGATGCAGGTGACGGCCCGACCGGCGATGTTGTGGGCTATGCCCGTGAGGAATCCACGACGGATGTAGCAACCGAGTTGACCAATATGATCCAGACTCAGCGGGCCTATTCGTCAAGTGCCAAAATCATCCAAACCGTGGATGAGATGTTGCAGGAAACAACCAACATCAAGCGCTAA
- a CDS encoding flagellar basal body P-ring protein FlgI → MMTYIRILLTCLMLPTMLQASAIRLKDLVEFDGVRGNDLVGYGLVVGLNGTGDGLRNSPFTEEIMSNILERLGVNVTGEQFRPKNVAAVFVTASLPPFARVGAQIDVTVSAIGDSKSLLGGTLIMTPMNAADGQIYAVAQGTILAGGAVAEGDGASVTQGVPTSGGIPSGARVEREIEFDLTSLTTMRLGLRDPDFTTAGRIEQAINREFNSDVALMRDSGTVEIDVTRTNTRSTAHAIGRIENILIEPERKARVVVDQRSGTIVMGSDVRISRVAVAQGNLTLRIEESPLVVQPNPFSDGETVVVPRTGVSIDEEEGIQLAEVPETASLSEVVAGLNALGVSPRDMIDILKSLKAAGALHAEFIVR, encoded by the coding sequence ATGATGACATATATTCGTATTCTACTGACCTGCCTGATGCTTCCGACGATGCTGCAGGCCTCCGCAATCCGATTGAAGGATCTGGTGGAGTTCGACGGGGTGCGCGGCAATGACCTGGTCGGATATGGTCTGGTGGTCGGGCTGAACGGGACCGGAGATGGCTTGCGCAACTCGCCCTTTACCGAAGAAATCATGTCCAACATTCTGGAACGGCTTGGTGTCAACGTAACCGGTGAACAGTTTCGACCCAAAAACGTCGCAGCGGTTTTTGTGACCGCCAGCCTGCCACCTTTTGCACGGGTTGGCGCACAGATTGACGTGACAGTTTCGGCCATTGGGGATTCCAAAAGCTTGCTGGGTGGTACCCTGATCATGACGCCGATGAATGCGGCCGATGGGCAGATCTACGCGGTGGCCCAGGGCACTATTCTGGCCGGCGGGGCTGTCGCCGAAGGAGACGGGGCCTCGGTTACCCAAGGGGTTCCGACCTCGGGTGGTATTCCATCAGGCGCCCGCGTCGAACGCGAAATCGAATTCGACCTGACGTCGCTCACCACAATGCGACTGGGGTTGCGTGATCCTGATTTCACCACTGCCGGGCGAATTGAACAGGCCATTAACCGAGAATTCAACTCAGACGTGGCGCTGATGCGCGATTCCGGAACGGTCGAAATTGACGTTACACGCACCAATACCCGGTCAACCGCTCATGCCATTGGCCGGATCGAGAACATCCTGATTGAACCCGAGCGCAAAGCACGGGTGGTGGTGGATCAACGGTCAGGGACGATTGTTATGGGCAGTGATGTTCGTATTTCCCGGGTGGCTGTGGCGCAGGGCAACCTGACGCTTCGGATCGAAGAATCGCCACTGGTGGTGCAGCCCAATCCCTTTTCGGATGGTGAAACCGTGGTGGTCCCACGCACTGGGGTGTCGATCGACGAAGAAGAGGGCATTCAATTGGCCGAAGTGCCCGAGACCGCCTCGCTATCCGAAGTTGTGGCCGGTCTGAATGCACTGGGCGTATCGCCGCGTGATATGATTGATATTCTCAAGAGCCTGAAGGCTGCAGGCGCGCTGCATGCCGAGTTTATCGTCCGCTGA
- a CDS encoding flagellin produces the protein MNITSFGDMAHSVFLRSRTAELKESLATLTVELSTGQASDLSKTLGGDFTYLLDIDRNLSRLESFEVATTESGLFASSAQMLIAKIDDNASSLSTDILATTGTTSENNTNLLSSQSRLYLEETIRSLNGQVAGRSLFAGTATTSVPLADVDTLMSTLVTEVSGLTTAADITQAVKDWFADPTGFDTVMYQGSTTSMGAVNIGPNEQVNIALRADDENFKQAMQSFAIGALATEAGLTLSTKIKSDLISGTGNELLSTRNRMISVQADLGFTEARIEEAAVRNAAAATSLSLTRNELTQADPFETATRLEETQFQLEALYTVTARSSQLSLLKYI, from the coding sequence ATGAATATCACGTCTTTTGGAGACATGGCACATAGTGTTTTTCTGCGCAGCCGTACCGCTGAACTGAAAGAAAGCTTGGCCACATTAACAGTAGAGCTGAGCACCGGCCAAGCCTCAGATCTAAGCAAGACGCTTGGCGGTGACTTTACCTATCTGCTGGATATCGATCGCAACTTATCGCGCCTGGAATCATTTGAGGTCGCCACAACAGAATCCGGTTTGTTCGCCTCATCAGCTCAAATGTTGATTGCCAAAATCGACGATAACGCAAGTTCTCTCAGCACTGACATTCTGGCCACAACCGGTACCACCAGCGAAAACAATACCAATCTGTTGTCCAGTCAATCGCGGCTTTATCTCGAAGAAACAATCCGATCTCTGAACGGGCAAGTTGCCGGGCGCAGCCTGTTTGCCGGAACCGCGACCACCAGTGTGCCACTGGCGGATGTTGACACGCTGATGTCGACACTGGTGACAGAGGTTTCAGGTCTGACCACCGCTGCAGACATTACCCAGGCGGTGAAGGATTGGTTCGCCGATCCGACCGGGTTTGATACGGTGATGTATCAAGGCTCCACGACCTCGATGGGTGCGGTCAATATCGGTCCCAATGAGCAGGTCAATATTGCGCTGCGGGCGGACGACGAGAACTTCAAGCAGGCCATGCAGAGCTTTGCCATCGGCGCTTTGGCAACGGAGGCTGGCCTGACTCTCTCGACAAAAATTAAAAGCGATCTGATATCAGGCACGGGCAACGAGTTGTTAAGTACGCGCAACCGGATGATCAGCGTGCAGGCGGATCTTGGCTTTACAGAAGCCCGGATCGAAGAGGCCGCGGTGCGAAATGCGGCTGCCGCCACCAGCCTGAGCCTGACGCGGAACGAGCTGACCCAGGCTGATCCGTTTGAAACCGCAACCCGTTTGGAGGAAACGCAATTCCAGTTGGAAGCCCTGTACACAGTGACCGCGCGTTCTTCCCAACTGTCTTTGTTGAAATACATATGA
- a CDS encoding heme biosynthesis protein HemY, translating into MLWSLLKILVFVALIALLAFGAGLLMETAGGVQITVAGTEFTLGALQSVIAMIVLVALVWLFLKLLSLLIATLKFLNGDDTALSRYFDKGRERKGYQALADGLLALASGEGRLAMAKATRAEKLLRKPELTDLLIAQAADMSGDTKKAAEVYKRLVTNPSSRFVGVRGIMKQKLSEGDTDTARKLAEKALALRPKHEEVQDILLKLQAQAQDWTGARGTLSTKLKTGTLPRDVFKRRDAVLALSAAGAIVEEGASVSQQEQAIEANRLSPDLVPAAAMAAKAYIAKGKKRNASQILKKAWAVQPHPDLAHAFASIEPQETAQQRVVRFGQLAKLQPRHVETRLVMAELLIVAEDYPEARRVLGDLYESAPDARALTLMAAIERGEGSSDAVVQGWLARALNAPRGPQWLCDSCHHIHAEWAPVCEHCSSFDTLSWATPQTREISSATGVRMLPLIIGSLQQAQATEEGIEEVELERPGAGSAEAVIGEKSAQ; encoded by the coding sequence ATGCTCTGGTCATTGTTGAAAATCCTTGTTTTTGTTGCCCTCATTGCGCTGCTGGCCTTTGGGGCGGGCCTTTTGATGGAAACTGCAGGCGGCGTGCAGATCACTGTCGCGGGTACCGAATTTACCCTTGGAGCTCTGCAATCGGTCATTGCCATGATCGTTTTGGTGGCGCTGGTCTGGCTGTTCCTGAAGCTGTTGTCCCTGTTGATCGCGACATTGAAATTTCTCAACGGGGATGACACCGCCCTGTCGCGCTATTTTGACAAAGGCCGCGAGCGTAAAGGCTATCAGGCGCTGGCTGACGGTTTGCTGGCCCTGGCCTCGGGCGAGGGGCGGCTGGCGATGGCCAAAGCGACCCGAGCCGAGAAGCTGCTTCGAAAGCCTGAATTGACCGACCTGCTCATTGCGCAAGCTGCTGACATGTCGGGTGACACCAAAAAAGCGGCCGAGGTCTACAAACGGCTGGTTACCAATCCGTCCAGCCGCTTTGTCGGAGTGCGTGGCATCATGAAACAAAAACTGTCCGAAGGTGATACAGACACAGCCCGCAAGCTGGCGGAAAAGGCGCTGGCATTGCGTCCCAAACATGAAGAAGTGCAGGACATATTGTTGAAACTGCAGGCGCAGGCACAGGATTGGACCGGCGCGCGGGGGACCTTGTCGACCAAGCTTAAGACCGGGACCTTGCCACGGGATGTGTTCAAGCGCCGGGATGCGGTGCTGGCCTTGTCGGCCGCCGGTGCCATCGTCGAAGAGGGCGCTTCGGTGTCGCAACAAGAGCAGGCGATCGAGGCCAACCGATTGTCACCTGATCTGGTTCCTGCCGCAGCCATGGCCGCAAAAGCCTATATCGCAAAAGGCAAGAAACGAAATGCGTCGCAGATTCTGAAAAAAGCCTGGGCTGTTCAGCCGCATCCGGATCTTGCGCATGCCTTTGCCAGTATCGAACCGCAGGAAACGGCGCAGCAGCGGGTGGTACGTTTTGGACAACTGGCAAAACTACAACCGCGACACGTCGAAACCCGGCTGGTGATGGCTGAACTTCTGATCGTGGCCGAGGATTACCCCGAGGCGCGCCGGGTGTTGGGCGATTTGTATGAGAGCGCACCGGATGCCCGCGCTCTGACCCTGATGGCCGCAATCGAACGTGGTGAAGGATCCTCGGACGCGGTGGTTCAGGGCTGGTTGGCGCGGGCGCTGAATGCGCCGCGCGGGCCGCAATGGCTGTGTGACAGCTGCCACCACATTCATGCTGAATGGGCGCCGGTTTGTGAACATTGCTCTAGCTTTGACACATTGTCCTGGGCAACGCCGCAAACGCGCGAGATTTCCAGCGCAACCGGCGTGCGCATGTTGCCGCTGATCATTGGATCTCTGCAGCAGGCACAGGCAACCGAAGAGGGTATCGAAGAGGTCGAACTGGAGAGGCCCGGAGCCGGATCTGCGGAGGCTGTCATTGGTGAAAAGAGCGCCCAATAG
- a CDS encoding IS110 family transposase codes for MNDTIRIDISKDTLHAFWLSKRQHKQFSNTKAGLKILILWVQQATVSLVVFEAEVGNELIRGINFPANGVYHRLLETSLAAHDFASARVNPRQARRFAEGAGSLAKTDRVEAAMLARMGSLLELKADNSKSETLHDLKEMQTARQTLIKDRTAASARLKTAIHPLMKNQSALRLRQVELDLAQIDATIKTIITADKILSEKADILISMPRHCNDNCLCDADRNARTGLLEQKANRESGRSCTNLTPIRFSVMQASPASQGANGRAKSVSRAGEPVCEG; via the coding sequence ATCAATGATACCATCAGAATCGACATTTCTAAAGATACGCTGCACGCATTTTGGCTCTCGAAGCGCCAGCACAAACAATTCTCCAACACCAAGGCGGGCTTGAAAATTCTCATCCTCTGGGTCCAACAGGCGACAGTGTCATTGGTCGTTTTTGAGGCTGAGGTGGGCAATGAATTGATCCGGGGGATCAATTTCCCAGCGAACGGTGTCTACCACCGGTTGCTTGAAACCAGTCTTGCAGCGCATGATTTTGCTTCTGCACGGGTCAATCCGCGCCAGGCGCGACGGTTCGCCGAGGGGGCCGGTAGTTTAGCCAAAACGGACCGAGTTGAAGCGGCAATGTTGGCCCGGATGGGGTCTCTTCTGGAGTTGAAAGCCGATAACTCAAAAAGCGAAACCCTGCATGATCTCAAAGAGATGCAAACCGCTCGGCAGACTTTGATCAAAGACCGAACGGCCGCAAGTGCACGGTTGAAAACCGCAATACACCCGCTGATGAAAAATCAATCCGCCCTGCGCTTGCGCCAGGTTGAACTCGACCTCGCACAGATCGACGCCACAATTAAAACGATCATCACTGCTGACAAAATACTCTCTGAAAAGGCAGACATTCTCATCAGCATGCCCCGGCATTGCAACGATAACTGCCTTTGCGATGCTGATCGAAATGCCCGAACTGGGCTGCTTGAGCAGAAAGCAAACCGCGAGTCTGGCAGGTCTTGCACCAATCTCACGCCAATCCGCTTCTCGGTGATGCAAGCATCACCTGCCAGCCAAGGGGCAAATGGCAGGGCAAAGAGCGTATCCAGGGCGGGTGAGCCGGTTTGCGAAGGGTGA